From the Candidatus Micrarchaeia archaeon genome, one window contains:
- a CDS encoding MBL fold metallo-hydrolase produces MDLTKFNDLTALSGSPYCCVCYLLKGPEGNLLIDTGDGSIYFGFKPTITILTHNHYDHTQGIEKKWDNVFLHKHDFEKTEFSYVPEKLKEIEFENIKWGKWDLDIIHTPGHTKGSICLYDKNRKVLFSGDTLFKNGKSRTDLGGNEELLKNSLKKLEKLEIEHLFPGHNY; encoded by the coding sequence ATGGACTTAACAAAATTTAATGATTTAACTGCTTTAAGCGGTTCACCATATTGTTGTGTCTGTTATCTACTTAAAGGCCCAGAAGGAAATTTACTTATTGATACTGGCGATGGAAGTATTTATTTTGGATTTAAACCAACAATAACTATATTGACTCACAATCATTATGACCACACACAAGGAATTGAAAAAAAATGGGATAATGTTTTTTTACATAAACATGATTTTGAAAAAACTGAGTTTTCGTATGTACCAGAAAAATTAAAAGAAATAGAATTTGAAAATATAAAATGGGGAAAATGGGATTTAGATATTATACACACACCAGGACATACAAAAGGCAGTATTTGTTTATATGATAAAAATAGAAAAGTCTTATTTTCTGGAGATACGTTATTTAAAAATGGAAAATCAAGAACAGATCTTGGTGGTAATGAAGAACTTTTAAAAAATTCATTAAAAAAATTAGAAAAATTAGAAATAGAACATTTATTCCCTGGCCATAAT